One Neovison vison isolate M4711 chromosome 2, ASM_NN_V1, whole genome shotgun sequence genomic window carries:
- the LOC122898939 gene encoding neuropeptide Y receptor type 4-2 yields MNVSHFLALLLPGSPQGQNRSRSRSIPYNFSDHCQDSVDLMVFIVTSYSIETVVGVLGNLCLICVTMRQKEKANVTNLLIANLAFSDFLMGLLCQPLTAIYTIMDYWVFGEALCKMSAFIQCMSVTVSILSLVLVALERHQLIINPTGWKPSVPQAYLGIVIIWLIGSFLSLPFLVNSVLEKVFHRNHSKAVEFLVDKVVCTESWPLHHHRIVYTTSLLLFQYCVPLAFILVCYVRIYRHLQKRRQVFRKGTYSSRAWQMKRINGILVAMVVAFAVLWLPLHVFNSLEDWYHEAIPVCYGNLIFLVCHLLAMASTCVNPFIYGFLNTNFKKEVKALVLTCQQSAPVDESEHLPLSTVHTEVSKGSLRLSGRSNPI; encoded by the coding sequence ATGAATGTCTCTCACTTCCTGGCCTTACTGCTCCCAGGATCCCCACAGGGTCAAAACAGGAGCAGGTCAAGGAGCATTCCGTACAACTTCTCAGACCACTGCCAGGATTCTGTAGACCTGATGGTCTTCATTGTCACCTCTTATAGCATTGAGACTGTTGTGGGGGTCCTGGGCAACCTCTGCCTCATATGCGTGACCATGCGGCAGAAGGAAAAGGCCAACGTGACCAACCTGCTCATTGCCAACCTGGCTTTCTCTGACTTCCTCATGGGTCTCCTCTGCCAGCCGCTCACAGCCATATACACCATCATGGACTACTGGGTCTTTGGGGAGGCCCTTTGCAAGATGTCGGCCTTCATCCAGTGCATGTCAGTGACAGTCTCCATCCTTTCGCTTGTCCTTGTGGCCCTGGAGAGGCATCAGCTCATCATCAACCCAACAGGCTGGAAGCCCAGTGTTCCCCAGGCCTACCTGGGGATTGTGATCATCTGGCTCATCGGcagcttcctctccctccccttcctggtcAACAGTGTCCTGGAGAAAGTCTTTCATAGGAACCACTCCAAGGCTGTGGAGTTTCTGGTAGATAAGGTGGTCTGTACCGAGTCGTGGCCACTGCACCACCACCGCATTGTCTACACCACCTCCCTGCTGCTCTTCCAGTACTGTGTGCCCTTGGCCTTCATCCTGGTCTGCTATGTGCGCATCTACAGGCACCTGCAGAAGCGGAGGCAGGTGTTCCGCAAGGGCACCTACAGCTCACGGGCATGGCAGATGAAGCGGATCAATGGGATCCTCGTGGCCATGGTGGTGGCCTTTGCCGTGCTCTGGCTGCCCCTGCATGTGTTCAACAGCCTAGAGGACTGGTACCACGAGGCCATCCCCGTCTGTTACGGCAACCTCATCTTCTTGGTGTGCCACCTGCTTGCCATGGCCTCTACCTGTGTCAACCCTTTCATCTATGGCTTTCTCAACACCAACTTCAAGAAGGAGGTCAAGGCCCTGGTGCTGACGTGTCAGCAGAGTGCTCCGGTGGATGAGTCCGAGCATCTGCCCCTGTCCACGGTGCACACGGAAGTCTCCAAAGGCTCTCTGAGGCTCAGTGGCAGGTCTAACCCTATTTAG